One Manihot esculenta cultivar AM560-2 chromosome 6, M.esculenta_v8, whole genome shotgun sequence DNA segment encodes these proteins:
- the LOC110616882 gene encoding serine/threonine-protein kinase UCNL — MDTPPRPKQQQQSSSTELEFDNLRAIKVLGKGAMGTVFLVHDKTADPCALNPYALKVVEKSTLHTKFEADRRARWEIQVLNKLSGANSHPFLPHLMFSLETPEFLAWAVPFCSGGDLNVLLYRQYDRVFSPAVVRFYLAEILCALEHLHDMGIVYRDLKPENILVQQSGHVTLTDFDLSRTLTKRTVKTILSSDDLRHFDQPANNTGKKHHHLHHIPCRCHRRNLSRWLPPILPSKDKTGLKKAKSARVSPVSRRKVSFSNGERSNSFVGTEEYVSPEVVRGDGHEFSVDWWALGILTYEMSYGTTPFRGENRKETFRNILYKKPEFIGKRNELTDLIERLLEKDPTKRLGYQRGACEIKEHVFFKGVRWDLLTEVLRPPFIPARDDSDLTETAVVDIRGHFQNLKAPASPLPSRLPSPSSECHRKMSLEEF, encoded by the coding sequence ATGGACACACCTCCACGGCCAAAACAGCAACAACAATCATCATCCACGGAGTTAGAATTTGACAACCTTAGAGCCATCAAAGTCCTAGGCAAAGGAGCGATGGGCACCGTGTTTCTGGTTCACGACAAGACAGCTGACCCTTGTGCCCTCAACCCCTATGCCCTCAAAGTTGTCGAGAAATCCACTCTCCATACGAAATTCGAGGCTGACCGCCGAGCCCGCTGGGAGATTCAGGTCCTCAACAAACTATCCGGCGCGAACAGCCACCCCTTTCTCCCCCATCTCATGTTTTCCTTGGAGACTCCAGAGTTCCTCGCGTGGGCCGTTCCTTTCTGCTCCGGTGGTGATCTCAATGTGCTGCTTTACCGTCAATATGACCGCGTTTTCTCCCCTGCCGTCGTCCGCTTTTATTTAGCGGAGATATTATGCGCTTTAGAACATCTACACGACATGGGGATTGTGTACCGGGACCTGAAGCCTGAAAATATTCTCGTACAACAGTCTGGTCACGTTACTCTCACGGATTTCGACCTTTCTCGTACTTTAACAAAGAGGACAGTTAAAACCATTTTGTCTTCTGATGATCTTCGCCATTTTGATCAACCCGCGAACAATACCGGAAAGAAACACCATCATCTCCATCATATACCCTGCAGATGCCATAGAAGAAACTTAAGCCGGTGGCTCCCGCCTATCCTTCCCAGTAAAGATAAAACAGGTTTAAAAAAGGCCAAATCAGCCCGAGTTAGCCCCGTGAGTCGTCGAAAAGTCAGTTTCAGCAATGGAGAACGATCCAACTCGTTTGTGGGTACCGAGGAATACGTGTCGCCGGAGGTTGTACGAGGGGATGGACATGAATTCTCCGTGGATTGGTGGGCGTTGGGGATTCTAACGTACGAGATGTCATATGGAACGACCCCGTTTAGAGGGGAGAACCGGAAGGAAACGTTTCGAAACATTTTATATAAGAAGCCAGAGTTCATAGGGAAACGAAACGAGTTAACGGACTTGATCGAACGGTTGCTAGAGAAGGATCCAACGAAAAGGCTGGGTTATCAACGAGGCGCGTGCGAGATAAAGGAGCACGTGTTCTTCAAAGGAGTGAGGTGGGACCTACTTACTGAGGTATTACGGCCACCGTTTATTCCCGCCAGAGATGATTCTGATCTAACAGAAACTGCAGTGGTGGATATTAGGGGGCACTTCCAGAATTTGAAGGCACCGGCGTCACCTCTTCCATCACGGTTACCGTCACCGTCATCAGAGTGCCATAGAAAGATGTCGTTAGAGGAGTTTTAA